One genomic region from Pseudomonadota bacterium encodes:
- a CDS encoding tetratricopeptide repeat protein encodes MTRLFRVLLLAASVGLAACSSTPHKFGGRSADDVKATAARAEQSYANSEWAAAADAYGVLVEEMPQDTHLWFRYANALARSDQPDKAVTAYREVLVRDAHYSKAWFNMGIVQLRQAANSFSRMGSNISADDPLRAQGEQVYAGITRLLGDDGNVKPAGAMGKAKPGPVAPSSPPASDHDAGGASH; translated from the coding sequence GTGACGAGGCTCTTTCGGGTGCTGCTGCTGGCGGCCAGCGTGGGATTGGCGGCTTGCAGTTCGACGCCGCACAAGTTCGGCGGGCGCAGCGCCGACGACGTCAAGGCCACCGCCGCGCGCGCCGAGCAGAGTTATGCCAACAGCGAATGGGCGGCGGCGGCCGATGCCTATGGCGTGCTGGTGGAAGAGATGCCGCAGGACACCCACCTGTGGTTCCGCTATGCCAACGCACTGGCGCGCTCCGACCAGCCCGACAAGGCCGTGACCGCCTACCGCGAAGTGCTGGTGCGCGACGCGCATTACTCCAAGGCCTGGTTCAACATGGGTATCGTGCAGCTGCGCCAGGCGGCCAACAGTTTTTCGCGCATGGGCAGCAACATCAGCGCTGATGACCCGCTGCGCGCCCAGGGCGAGCAAGTCTATGCCGGCATCACGCGCCTGCTCGGCGACGATGGCAACGTCAAACCGGCGGGCGCCATGGGCAAGGCCAAGCCGGGCCCGGTCGCGCCTTCGTCGCCGCCCGCCAGCGACCACGATGCCGGCGGCGCGAGCCACTGA
- a CDS encoding type II secretion system F family protein: MGFLYGILGELAFPVAIALVFLSATCAWLLFISRAQAKLASYREDFTNQASSNMADMFMFVDPQRLFRINLIALVVAPLFTWILLRDPVTSIGMFVLILVLPTYVYRSMRAKRLARVEQQLPDALTMVSGALRAGASLSIALDNLVAEQPAPISQEFEILTREQRIGVDFDVSLANMEKRIPLQDFRMLTTALRINREVGGNLAETVESLADTLRRKSTMEGKIRSLTAQGKLQGIVMTGLPVLLGVLLNFLEPEAMAKLWTTGVGWIVLTVIIVMELMGYAMIKKITSIDV, translated from the coding sequence GTGGGCTTTCTGTACGGAATCTTGGGCGAGCTGGCGTTTCCGGTCGCCATCGCGCTGGTGTTCCTGTCGGCCACCTGCGCGTGGTTGCTGTTCATCAGCCGTGCGCAGGCCAAGCTCGCCAGCTACCGCGAGGACTTCACCAACCAGGCGAGCAGTAACATGGCGGACATGTTCATGTTCGTCGATCCGCAGCGCCTGTTCCGCATCAATCTCATCGCGTTGGTGGTGGCGCCGCTCTTCACCTGGATACTGCTGCGCGACCCGGTCACCAGCATCGGCATGTTCGTGTTGATCCTGGTGCTGCCGACCTACGTCTACCGCTCGATGCGCGCCAAGCGCCTGGCGCGCGTCGAACAGCAACTGCCCGACGCCCTGACCATGGTGTCGGGCGCGCTGCGCGCCGGCGCGAGTCTTTCCATCGCGCTCGACAACCTCGTCGCCGAACAGCCGGCGCCCATCAGCCAGGAGTTCGAGATCCTGACGCGTGAGCAGCGCATCGGCGTCGATTTCGACGTATCGCTGGCCAACATGGAGAAGCGCATTCCGCTGCAGGACTTTCGCATGCTGACCACCGCGCTGCGCATCAACCGTGAAGTGGGTGGCAACCTTGCCGAGACCGTCGAATCGCTGGCCGACACCCTGCGGCGCAAGTCGACCATGGAAGGCAAGATCCGCAGCCTGACCGCGCAGGGCAAGCTGCAGGGCATCGTCATGACCGGTCTGCCTGTGCTGCTCGGCGTGCTGCTCAATTTTCTCGAACCGGAGGCGATGGCCAAGCTGTGGACCACCGGCGTCGGCTGGATCGTGCTGACGGTCATCATCGTCATGGAACTCATGGGCTACGCCATGATCAAGAAAATCACCTCGATCGATGTATGA
- the tadA gene encoding Flp pilus assembly complex ATPase component TadA produces the protein MFNVVIKNGKGETLDTIECPVDVCSIGKARSNLVQLRGWRVAPQHAEIHRTSEGLFLERVSQKASVEVNGNAVDHYGPLRTSDQIYIAGYYLQVGELARRASADTREALSRTSTVRDDDDDDEDHLKTVIGVPRHAVLEESEALSKTLLELRHKDKFKWRNRVHEELLAAMDLRRTDISSMSEEDLRKHVKGLIKEIINGLGGKLPADVDHERLAKEVLDEAVGLGPLEDLLADETVTEIMVNKYDDIYIERAGRLTKSEVTFSSDDAVMSAIERIVSPLGRRIDESSPMVDARLKDGSRVNAIIPPLALRGPCVTIRKFSKKKLTADDLIGFGAISQPMIDFLKIAVAQRRNIVISGGTGSGKTTLLNMLSSFIPPDERIVTVEDAAELKLDQPHLVSLEARPPNLEGKGAVTIRDLVKNCLRMRPDRIVVGECRGGEALDMLQAMNTGHDGSLTTAHANTPRDLVSRLEVMVMMSGMDLPIQAIREQVASAVDLVVQQTRFPDGSRRVVNISEVTGVEGGTVQMQDIFVFSQTGFNDRGRVVGEFKATGRVPEFYEELRSRGVKVDMSIFGR, from the coding sequence ATGTTCAACGTCGTCATCAAGAATGGCAAAGGCGAGACCCTCGATACCATCGAGTGTCCAGTCGATGTGTGCTCCATCGGCAAGGCGCGCAGCAATCTCGTGCAGCTGCGCGGCTGGCGGGTCGCACCCCAACACGCCGAGATCCACCGTACTTCCGAAGGACTGTTCCTGGAGCGCGTCTCGCAGAAAGCGAGCGTCGAGGTCAACGGCAATGCGGTCGATCACTACGGACCCTTGCGCACTTCCGATCAGATCTACATCGCGGGCTACTACCTGCAGGTCGGCGAACTGGCCCGGCGCGCGAGCGCCGACACCCGCGAAGCGCTCAGTCGCACCAGCACGGTACGGGACGACGATGACGACGACGAGGACCATCTCAAGACCGTGATCGGCGTGCCGCGCCACGCGGTGCTGGAAGAGTCGGAGGCACTGTCCAAGACCTTGCTCGAGCTGCGCCACAAGGACAAGTTCAAGTGGCGTAACCGCGTGCACGAGGAACTGCTGGCGGCGATGGACCTGCGTCGCACCGACATCAGCTCCATGAGTGAGGAGGACCTGCGCAAGCACGTCAAGGGCCTCATCAAGGAGATCATCAACGGTCTTGGCGGCAAGTTGCCGGCCGATGTCGATCACGAGCGCCTGGCCAAGGAGGTGCTGGACGAAGCGGTGGGCCTGGGGCCGCTGGAAGACCTGCTGGCCGACGAGACCGTCACCGAGATCATGGTCAACAAGTACGATGACATCTACATCGAGCGCGCCGGCCGCCTGACCAAGTCGGAAGTGACCTTTTCCAGCGATGACGCGGTGATGTCGGCCATCGAACGCATCGTCTCACCGCTCGGCCGGCGTATCGACGAGAGTTCGCCCATGGTCGACGCGCGCCTCAAGGACGGCTCGCGCGTCAACGCCATCATTCCTCCGTTGGCGCTGCGCGGGCCGTGCGTCACGATCCGAAAGTTCTCCAAGAAGAAATTGACGGCCGACGACCTGATCGGCTTCGGCGCCATCAGCCAGCCGATGATCGACTTCCTCAAGATCGCGGTCGCGCAGCGGCGCAACATCGTGATCTCGGGCGGCACCGGTTCCGGCAAGACCACGCTGCTCAACATGCTGTCGAGCTTCATCCCGCCCGACGAGCGCATCGTGACGGTGGAAGACGCCGCGGAACTCAAACTCGACCAGCCGCACCTGGTGTCGCTGGAAGCGCGCCCGCCGAACCTCGAAGGCAAGGGCGCGGTGACGATCCGCGACCTGGTCAAGAACTGTCTGCGCATGCGCCCCGATCGCATCGTGGTCGGCGAATGCCGCGGCGGTGAGGCGCTGGACATGCTGCAGGCCATGAACACCGGCCATGACGGCTCACTCACCACCGCCCACGCCAACACGCCGCGCGACCTCGTGTCGCGCCTGGAAGTGATGGTGATGATGTCGGGCATGGACCTGCCGATCCAGGCCATTCGCGAGCAGGTGGCGTCGGCGGTGGACCTGGTCGTGCAGCAGACGCGCTTTCCCGACGGCTCGCGCCGCGTGGTCAACATTTCGGAGGTGACCGGCGTTGAAGGCGGCACGGTGCAGATGCAGGACATCTTCGTGTTCAGCCAGACCGGCTTCAACGATCGCGGCCGCGTGGTCGGCGAGTTCAAGGCCACCGGTCGCGTGCCGGAGTTCTACGAGGAACTGCGCAGCCGCGGCGTGAAGGTCGACATGAGCATTTTCGGGCGCTGA
- a CDS encoding pilus assembly protein N-terminal domain-containing protein, which translates to MTMGSQVARRLKGRAARGWRCLSAVALALCMTQAFAINLKVGELKIMNPGDIDRVAVGNANVISTSLLKNGQLLVFGEAPGLTTLHLWLKNGQESQVEFTVDKSDYSAAVNSGVLQQKLAAVKKLVMDIPGLEAAVVGDKIVLSGQYDGRYAPQVAAVKAAYPEALDLSISTKLAEVKQLVADIKGIDVRLVGSRIVLSGTIDDGYEATINTIMGAYPDVMDLTRKEEVELPDDKMVLVNIKITEFNKSASDSLGINWSNNFAGPAAAIASETTFGGSRDQGVSVIGGSNAPGPLASVDPAADTSFGYFGIATEITSRINLAINTGNAMILAEPRLVARSGGEAKFLAGGEVPIEIVTPTSASIEFKQFGILLNIKPTIDRNDNIRAHVETEISAVDKSVAVGNTPGFLTRRTDADILLHSGETLVMSGLVDRELGRDLTGLKGLSSLPILGHLFRSRDFRDKKTDLVIFVTPQVYDAEHKQNIDAVAAEKAREDTFLESMRTATFKLVE; encoded by the coding sequence ATGACGATGGGGTCACAGGTTGCACGACGACTTAAGGGACGCGCGGCGCGTGGCTGGCGCTGTTTGAGCGCGGTGGCGCTCGCGCTGTGCATGACACAGGCCTTCGCCATCAACCTCAAGGTCGGCGAGCTCAAGATCATGAACCCGGGCGACATCGATCGCGTTGCGGTAGGCAATGCCAACGTCATCAGTACCTCGCTGCTGAAGAACGGCCAGCTGCTGGTGTTCGGCGAGGCGCCCGGCCTCACCACCCTGCACCTGTGGCTGAAGAACGGCCAGGAAAGCCAGGTCGAGTTCACGGTCGACAAGTCCGACTACTCGGCCGCCGTCAACAGCGGCGTGCTGCAGCAGAAGCTCGCGGCGGTGAAGAAGCTGGTGATGGACATTCCCGGCCTCGAGGCCGCGGTGGTCGGTGACAAGATCGTGCTGTCCGGGCAATACGACGGGCGCTACGCGCCGCAGGTCGCGGCCGTCAAGGCGGCCTACCCGGAAGCGCTCGATCTTTCCATTTCCACCAAGCTCGCCGAGGTCAAGCAGCTGGTGGCGGACATCAAGGGCATCGACGTGCGCCTGGTCGGCAGCCGCATCGTGTTGTCCGGCACCATCGACGACGGTTACGAAGCGACCATCAACACCATCATGGGCGCCTATCCCGATGTCATGGATCTCACCCGCAAGGAAGAGGTCGAACTGCCCGACGACAAGATGGTGCTGGTCAACATCAAGATCACCGAGTTCAACAAGAGCGCGTCCGACAGTCTCGGCATCAACTGGAGCAACAACTTCGCCGGCCCGGCCGCCGCCATAGCCTCGGAAACCACCTTCGGCGGCTCCCGCGACCAGGGCGTCTCGGTGATCGGCGGCAGCAATGCGCCCGGACCGCTGGCGTCGGTCGATCCCGCCGCCGACACCTCGTTCGGCTATTTCGGCATCGCGACCGAAATCACCTCGCGTATCAATCTCGCCATCAACACCGGCAACGCCATGATTCTTGCCGAGCCGCGCCTGGTGGCGCGCAGCGGCGGTGAAGCGAAGTTCCTCGCCGGTGGCGAAGTGCCGATTGAGATCGTCACGCCGACCAGCGCCTCCATCGAGTTCAAGCAGTTCGGTATCCTGCTCAACATCAAGCCCACCATCGACCGCAACGACAACATCCGCGCGCATGTCGAAACCGAGATCAGCGCGGTCGACAAATCGGTCGCGGTCGGCAACACGCCGGGCTTCCTGACCCGCCGCACCGACGCCGACATCCTGCTGCACTCCGGCGAGACGCTGGTGATGTCGGGGCTGGTCGACCGCGAGCTGGGCCGCGATCTGACCGGCCTGAAGGGCCTCTCGTCGTTGCCCATCCTCGGTCACCTGTTCCGCTCGCGCGATTTCCGCGACAAGAAGACCGACCTCGTGATTTTCGTCACGCCGCAGGTCTACGACGCCGAGCACAAGCAGAACATCGACGCGGTGGCGGCCGAGAAGGCCCGCGAGGACACCTTCCTCGAATCCATGCGCACCGCAACGTTCAAACTGGTGGAGTGA
- a CDS encoding carbon-nitrogen hydrolase family protein, whose translation MTTIKVAAVQAAPAFLDLPGSVAKAIALIDEAGRQGVELLAFPETWIPGYPFWMWLDSPAWGMRFVARYHHNSMEAGGAEDQAIAEAARRNGVMVAMGVSERDGGSLYMGQWLYGADGRVLARRRKLKPTHVERTLFGEGDGSDLLVTETPLGRVGALCCWEHLQPLTKYAMYAQHEQIHIAAWPSFSLYVGAAYALGPEVNTAASQLYAAEGQCFVLAACAVVSDDMIEMMCDTPAKRELLKSGGGHARIFGPDGAPLATPLAPDAEGLLVADIDLEAITYAKSAADPVGHYSRPDVLRLMFNPQATPRVVPLESDFESP comes from the coding sequence ATGACCACCATCAAAGTCGCCGCCGTGCAGGCCGCGCCGGCATTTCTGGACCTGCCCGGCAGTGTCGCCAAGGCCATTGCCCTCATCGACGAGGCCGGTCGCCAGGGCGTCGAGCTGTTGGCGTTTCCCGAAACCTGGATACCGGGCTATCCATTCTGGATGTGGCTCGATTCGCCGGCCTGGGGCATGCGCTTCGTCGCACGCTATCACCACAATTCGATGGAGGCGGGCGGCGCCGAAGACCAGGCCATCGCCGAGGCGGCGCGGCGCAACGGCGTGATGGTAGCGATGGGCGTGTCGGAGCGCGACGGCGGCAGCCTGTACATGGGCCAATGGCTGTACGGCGCCGATGGCCGCGTGCTGGCGCGGCGGCGCAAACTGAAACCGACCCATGTCGAGCGCACGCTGTTCGGTGAAGGCGATGGCAGTGACCTGCTGGTTACCGAAACGCCGCTCGGACGGGTCGGCGCGCTGTGCTGCTGGGAACATCTGCAGCCGCTCACCAAGTACGCGATGTACGCGCAGCACGAGCAGATCCATATCGCGGCGTGGCCGAGCTTCAGTCTCTACGTCGGCGCGGCCTACGCACTCGGGCCGGAAGTGAACACCGCCGCCAGCCAGCTGTATGCGGCCGAGGGCCAGTGTTTCGTGCTCGCCGCCTGCGCGGTGGTGTCCGACGACATGATCGAGATGATGTGCGACACGCCGGCCAAGCGCGAGCTGCTCAAGAGCGGCGGCGGCCATGCGCGCATCTTCGGGCCGGACGGCGCGCCGCTGGCGACGCCGCTCGCGCCCGACGCCGAAGGCCTGCTGGTAGCTGACATCGACCTCGAGGCGATCACCTACGCCAAGTCGGCGGCCGATCCGGTGGGCCATTATTCGCGTCCCGACGTGTTGCGTCTCATGTTCAATCCGCAGGCCACGCCACGCGTGGTGCCGCTCGAATCGGACTTCGAGAGTCCGTAG
- a CDS encoding type II secretion system F family protein, with translation MPWLISIAWGLSAMSFLLFILWLNAQMEEEDRAYMDPLPPLLKVIWPFIQVIANFICVFLPYDYMEMVEKRLQRTGVSYLLTADQYVALQIFMALIMPPVVWMCLAVMHKSFPLAIIVAPLLGFLFPNVWLSDTRKRRELGVIRSMPVYLDFITMCVEAGLNLSGALGQAMEKAPPGPLRNEFAVVLRDLRSGLTRADALRRMADRLDITEVTSFVSAVIQAERMGASLAMVLRVQAEQRRNERFQRAEKLAMEAPIKLVGPLIIFIFPVTFIVLAFPIVMKFMAQGGM, from the coding sequence ATGCCGTGGCTGATCTCCATCGCCTGGGGGCTCTCGGCGATGTCCTTCCTGTTGTTCATCCTGTGGCTGAACGCGCAGATGGAAGAGGAAGACCGTGCCTACATGGATCCGCTGCCGCCGCTGCTGAAAGTGATCTGGCCGTTCATCCAGGTCATCGCCAACTTCATCTGCGTGTTCCTGCCCTACGACTACATGGAAATGGTCGAGAAGCGCCTGCAGCGCACCGGCGTGTCCTACCTGCTGACCGCCGACCAGTACGTGGCCCTGCAGATCTTCATGGCGCTGATCATGCCGCCGGTGGTGTGGATGTGCCTCGCGGTCATGCACAAATCGTTTCCGCTCGCGATCATCGTCGCGCCGCTGCTTGGCTTCCTGTTTCCCAACGTGTGGCTGTCGGATACGCGCAAGCGGCGCGAACTCGGCGTGATCCGTTCCATGCCCGTCTATCTCGATTTCATCACCATGTGCGTGGAGGCGGGCCTGAACCTTTCCGGCGCGCTCGGCCAGGCGATGGAGAAGGCGCCGCCCGGGCCGTTGCGCAACGAGTTCGCGGTGGTCTTGCGCGACCTGCGCTCGGGGCTGACGCGCGCCGACGCGCTACGGCGCATGGCCGATCGGCTCGACATTACCGAGGTCACGAGCTTCGTCAGCGCCGTGATCCAGGCCGAACGCATGGGCGCGAGCCTCGCCATGGTGCTGCGTGTGCAGGCCGAGCAGCGCCGCAACGAGCGCTTTCAACGTGCCGAGAAACTCGCCATGGAAGCGCCCATCAAGCTGGTCGGTCCGCTCATCATTTTCATTTTCCCGGTGACCTTCATCGTGCTCGCATTTCCCATCGTGATGAAATTCATGGCCCAGGGGGGCATGTGA
- a CDS encoding pilus assembly protein, translating to MTAAFARGAVRGQAMVEFVVIASVLLLLIMGTIQFAMIYQAKITLNYAAFETARAGSVNNARMWAMELAFARAMAPLYTTPYVKESGGTCRSEFELGRFEGANVALELSNVKCAREHVRDMLAEGNARILLVNPGPDSFDGDNAVTEHGRTFIPNDNLMYRSAFPDALSGQSVQDANLIKVHIGYCFELLVPLVDRLINRMVATAPSALEPENFGPAAAGSFAAACTAAHEPERYGVPIYAQAVMRMQSEPVRDAFCSGQCSEESGWPRDKF from the coding sequence ATGACCGCCGCGTTCGCACGCGGCGCGGTGCGCGGCCAGGCGATGGTCGAGTTCGTGGTGATCGCGTCGGTGCTGCTGCTGTTGATCATGGGCACCATCCAGTTCGCCATGATCTACCAGGCCAAGATCACGCTGAACTATGCCGCCTTCGAGACCGCGCGCGCCGGCTCGGTGAACAATGCGCGCATGTGGGCCATGGAACTCGCGTTCGCGCGCGCCATGGCGCCGCTCTATACCACGCCCTATGTGAAAGAGAGCGGCGGCACCTGCAGGAGCGAGTTCGAACTCGGACGTTTCGAGGGCGCCAACGTCGCGCTCGAACTCAGCAACGTCAAATGCGCGCGCGAGCACGTGCGCGACATGCTGGCCGAGGGCAATGCGCGCATCCTGCTGGTCAATCCCGGCCCGGATTCCTTCGACGGCGACAATGCCGTCACCGAGCATGGCCGCACCTTCATTCCCAACGACAACCTCATGTACCGCAGCGCCTTTCCCGACGCGCTGTCGGGGCAGTCGGTGCAGGACGCCAACCTCATCAAGGTGCACATCGGCTATTGCTTCGAACTGCTGGTGCCCTTGGTCGACAGGCTCATCAATCGCATGGTGGCGACCGCACCCAGCGCCCTCGAGCCCGAGAACTTCGGTCCGGCGGCGGCCGGCAGCTTCGCCGCTGCCTGTACCGCCGCGCATGAGCCGGAACGCTACGGCGTGCCGATCTACGCGCAGGCCGTGATGCGCATGCAATCGGAGCCGGTGCGCGACGCATTCTGCTCCGGCCAGTGCAGCGAGGAAAGCGGCTGGCCGCGCGACAAGTTCTGA
- the cpaB gene encoding Flp pilus assembly protein CpaB: MAEARETRSAFGIPLIVGAIGFGLAAALMSFIYLKSEKAALLEKYAGSNRKEITVLVAAKDLPKGTVVRQEVLSQRRIPQGFVANDAIAAADYEKYLGRVLEADVGAGKPLLTSYLDNRFPVDFSDIVPSGRRAMTIQVDDLNSIAGFLRPGNHIDLFVNIPSALSGFSAGFISANMIDSIPSELRNAIPPALLDAARGADTSDSTVKDLLANALPKELILPVLQDVRVLATGRDPYREELDQLAYPQPRAQRTFNTVTLDLSPREAALVTAAIKKGDMLAVLRNRNDKSGADFSTVSAQDLFGNAFKLAKSEGERRQRVSVAGGLDRAGNLVDAAGKTIMNSEQLAAAGLTVNAQGQLVDKNGRVIDPKDVVVTADGRVLEKSALAAAGLTVNASGQLVDKSGKVVAADAVVTTADGKVMTKEQLQAARLSVNDAGEVVDAQGRVVDTARMITTKDGKVLTTEQLAAAGLSVNDKGEIVDASGKVVDPATLVVSGNGQILSHEQLAAAGLKVNEKGEVVDASGKVVDAATLVTDANGKVIDGKTLAAAGLKVNEAGQVVDKDGQVVAPADLIATKDGGLVSQAQLAAAGLKVNDKGEVVDSKGRVLNRKELAAVAAATPIAGQAAGGRAVGYIIGGSPSAGVAKSTTLKVTD; the protein is encoded by the coding sequence ATGGCGGAAGCGCGTGAGACCAGGAGTGCCTTTGGCATTCCCTTGATAGTCGGTGCCATCGGATTCGGCCTCGCCGCCGCTCTGATGTCCTTCATCTACCTCAAGTCCGAGAAGGCGGCGCTGCTGGAAAAATATGCCGGCAGCAACCGCAAGGAGATCACCGTGCTGGTGGCCGCCAAGGACTTGCCCAAAGGCACGGTGGTGCGCCAGGAGGTGCTGTCGCAACGACGCATTCCCCAGGGCTTCGTCGCCAACGATGCGATCGCCGCGGCCGATTACGAGAAGTACCTCGGTCGCGTGCTCGAGGCCGATGTCGGCGCCGGCAAGCCGCTGTTGACGAGCTATCTCGACAACCGTTTCCCTGTCGACTTCTCCGATATCGTGCCCAGCGGCAGGCGCGCCATGACCATCCAGGTCGACGACCTGAACTCGATCGCGGGCTTCCTGCGGCCAGGCAATCACATCGACCTGTTCGTCAACATCCCGTCGGCGCTGTCGGGTTTCTCGGCCGGCTTCATCTCCGCCAACATGATCGATTCGATCCCTTCGGAACTGCGCAACGCCATTCCGCCGGCCTTGCTGGACGCCGCGCGCGGCGCCGACACCAGCGACTCGACGGTCAAGGACCTGCTCGCCAACGCGCTGCCCAAGGAATTGATATTGCCGGTGCTGCAGGACGTGCGGGTGCTGGCCACCGGGCGCGATCCGTACCGCGAAGAACTCGATCAACTGGCCTATCCGCAGCCGCGCGCGCAGCGCACGTTCAACACCGTGACCCTGGACTTGAGTCCGCGCGAAGCGGCGCTGGTGACCGCCGCCATCAAGAAGGGCGACATGCTGGCGGTACTGCGCAATCGCAATGACAAGAGCGGCGCGGATTTCTCCACCGTGTCGGCGCAGGACCTGTTCGGCAACGCCTTCAAGCTGGCCAAGTCCGAAGGCGAGCGTCGCCAGCGCGTGTCGGTGGCGGGTGGCCTGGACCGCGCCGGCAACCTGGTGGATGCCGCGGGCAAGACCATCATGAACAGCGAGCAGCTGGCCGCCGCGGGCCTCACGGTCAACGCGCAAGGGCAGCTGGTCGACAAGAACGGCCGCGTGATCGATCCCAAGGACGTGGTGGTGACCGCCGACGGTCGCGTGCTCGAGAAGAGCGCGCTGGCGGCGGCCGGACTCACGGTCAACGCCAGCGGACAACTGGTCGACAAGAGCGGCAAGGTGGTGGCCGCCGACGCGGTGGTGACCACCGCCGACGGCAAGGTCATGACCAAGGAGCAACTGCAGGCCGCGCGCCTGTCGGTCAACGACGCCGGCGAAGTGGTCGACGCCCAGGGCCGCGTGGTCGACACCGCGCGCATGATCACGACCAAGGACGGCAAGGTGTTGACCACCGAGCAACTGGCCGCTGCCGGCCTGTCGGTCAATGACAAGGGCGAAATAGTCGACGCCAGTGGCAAGGTCGTCGACCCGGCCACGCTGGTGGTGTCGGGCAACGGCCAGATCCTGAGCCACGAGCAGCTCGCCGCCGCCGGTCTCAAGGTCAACGAGAAAGGCGAGGTGGTGGACGCCAGCGGCAAGGTGGTTGATGCCGCCACGCTGGTGACCGACGCCAACGGCAAGGTCATCGACGGCAAGACCCTCGCCGCGGCCGGCCTCAAGGTCAACGAAGCGGGCCAGGTGGTGGACAAGGACGGCCAGGTGGTGGCGCCCGCCGATCTCATCGCGACCAAGGACGGCGGCCTGGTCAGCCAGGCGCAGCTGGCCGCCGCCGGGCTCAAGGTCAACGACAAGGGTGAAGTGGTGGACAGCAAGGGCCGCGTGTTGAACCGCAAGGAGCTGGCGGCGGTGGCGGCGGCCACGCCGATTGCCGGCCAGGCTGCCGGTGGCCGTGCCGTCGGCTACATCATCGGCGGTTCGCCGAGCGCCGGCGTGGCCAAGAGCACCACGCTCAAGGTCACCGACTGA